A window of the Brassica napus cultivar Da-Ae chromosome C5, Da-Ae, whole genome shotgun sequence genome harbors these coding sequences:
- the LOC106400927 gene encoding 3-ketoacyl-CoA synthase 5, whose amino-acid sequence MSPPKMPDLSTSTKHKYVKLGYQYLVNNFLTLLLIPILAYTALELFRMGPEEILNHLNSLNFNLLHILCSSFLIIFVSTVYFMSKPRTIYLVDYSCFKPPVTCRVPFATFMEHSRLNLIDSPKSVEFQMRILERSGLGEETCLPPAIHYIPPTPTMDAARSEAELVIFTAMDDLFKKTGLKPKDIDILIVNCSLFSPTPSLSAMIINKYKLRSNIKSLNLSGMGCSASLISVDVARDLLQVHPNSNAVIVSTEIITPNYYQGKERAMLLPNCLFRMGAAAILLSNRRSDRWRAKYKLCHLVRTHRGAEDKSYYCVYEQEDDESHVGINLNKDLMAIAGEALKSNITTIGPLVLPASEQLLFLTSLIGRKIYNAKWKPYIPDFKMALEHFCIHAGGRAVIDELQKSLQLSAEHVEASRMTLHRFGNTSSSSLWYELSYIEAKGKMKRGDRVWQIAFGSGFKCNSAVWKSNRTIKTPTEGPWSDCIDRYPVFIPEVVKL is encoded by the exons CACCGCCCTTGAGCTTTTCCGAATGGGTCCTGAAGAGATCCTCAACCACTTGAACTCACTCAACTTCAATCTCCTTCACATCCTATGTTCCTCTTTCCTCATCATATTCGTTTCAACCGTTTACTTCATGTCCAAGCCACGCACCATCTACCTTGTTGACTACTCTTGCTTCAAACCTCCCGTCACTTGCCGTGTCCCGTTCGCTACGTTCATGGAACACTCTCGTCTCAACCTCATAGACAGTCCAAAGAGCGTTGAGTTCCAAATGAGAATCCTCGAACGATCTGGCCTCGGAGAAGAAACTTGTCTCCCTCCAGCTATTCACTACATCCCTCCAACTCCAACGATGGATGCCGCTAGAAGCGAAGCAGAGTTGGTTATCTTCACTGCCATGGACGATCTCTTCAAGAAAACAGGTCTTAAACCTAAAGACATCGACATACTCATTGTTAACTGCTCTCTTTTCTCACCAACGCCTTCTCTCTCGGCCATGATAATCAACAAGTACAAGCTCAGGAGTAACATCAAGAGCCTTAACCTCTCCGGGATGGGATGCAGCGCTAGTCTTATCTCTGTTGATGTAGCACGTGACTTGTTACAAGTTCATCCTAACTCCAACGCTGTGATAGTTAGCACTGAGATCATTACTCCTAATTACTACCAGGGCAAAGAGAGAGCTATGTTGCTCCCAAACTGCCTTTTCCGCATGGGAGCAGCGGCTATTCTTCTCTCTAACCGCAGATCAGACAGGTGGAGAGCTAAGTATAAGCTCTGTCACCTTGTCAGGACCCACCGGGGTGCGGAAGACAAGTCGTACTATTGCGTTTACGAGCAGGAAGACGATGAAAGTCACGTCGGAATCAACTTGAATAAAGATCTCATGGCCATTGCTGGAGAAGCCTTGAAGTCTAACATCACCACCATAG GTCCTTTGGTCCTACCGGCATCCGAACAGCTGCTCTTCCTCACGTCTCTCATCGGACGTAAAATCTATAATGCAAAGTGGAAGCCGTACATACCAGATTTCAAGATGGCTTTGGAACATTTCTGCATCCACGCTGGAGGTAGAGCGGTGATCGACGAGCTGCAGAAGAGCCTGCAGCTATCGGCAGAGCACGTGGAAGCCTCGAGAATGACGTTGCATAGGTTTGGTAACACATCCTCGTCTTCGTTGTGGTATGAGCTTAGCTACATCGAGGCTAAAGGGAAGATGAAGAGAGGCGACAGGGTTTGGCAGATCGCGTTCGGGAGTGGATTCAAGTGTAACTCAGCCGTGTGGAAATCTAACCGTACGATCAAGACACCAACGGAGGGACCATGGTCGGATTGTATCGACCGATACCCTGTCTTTATCCCTGAAGTTGTCAAACTATGA
- the LOC106400997 gene encoding zinc finger protein CONSTANS-LIKE 16-like, whose product MKNLANAVGAKTARACDSCVKKRARWYCAADDAFLCQSCDTLVHSANPLARRHERVRLKSASPVATKYSSHNHSASSPPLEAATWHQGFTRKPRTPRGSGKKNNLSIFHDLVPEISAEDQTDSYEIEELLICQVPVLDPMVAEQFLNDVIEPKIEFPMITIDDQEDEDNAESCLNGFFPTDMELEEFAADVEILLGRGLDVTESYAMEELGLSNTEMFKIEKDEIEEEEGEETKAMNMGIGCGEDRGDGDGTVAFELRFDHDSHNTYEEEAIKNVECIKVKEEEQKNVLMLSLNYESVISTWGGQGQPWMSGEPPERDIDISDKPVVSMEINGGESHHKHYVGGCLPSSGFGDGGREARVSRYREKRRTRLFSKKIRYEVRKLNAEKRPRMKGRFVKRASLALSAASSPLGVNY is encoded by the exons atgaaaaatttGGCGAATGCTGTTGGAGCCAAGACGGCGAGGGCTTGCGACAGCTGCGTGAAGAAGCGGGCACGGTGGTACTGCGCCGCTGACGATGCTTTTCTATGCCAGTCTTGCGACACTTTGGTCCACTCAGCGAACCCTCTCGCTCGCCGGCACGAGAGGGTTCGTTTGAAGTCGGCCAGCCCCGTGGCCACAAAGTATAGCAGCCACAACCACTCAGCTTCTTCTCCACCGCTTGAAGCTGCAACGTGGCATCAAGGGTTCACTCGTAAACCTCGGACTCCACGTGGGTCTGGTAAGAAAAACAATTTGTCGATATTTCATGATTTGGTTCCGGAGATTAGTGCAGAGGATCAGACGGACAGCTACGAGATCGAAGAGCTGCTGATCTGTCAAGTGCCGGTTCTTGATCCCATGGTGGCTGAGCAGTTCTTAAACGATGTCATTGAGCCAAAGATCGAGTTTCCTATGATTACAATCGATGATCAAGAGGACGAAGACAACGCTGAAAGTTGTCTGAATGGTTTTTTCCCGACCGACATGGAGCTTGAGGAGTTCGCTGCTGACGTGGAGATTCTACTCGGTCGCGGGTTAGACGTCACAGAGTCCTATGCGATGGAGGAGCTAGGGTTGTCTAATACAGAGATGTTTAAAATCGAAAAAGACGAgattgaagaagaggaaggagaagaaacaaaagcCATGAACATGGGAATAGGCTGCGGTGAGGATCGGGGCGATGGGGATGGAACTGTGGCGTTTGAGCTGAGGTTTGATCACGACTCGCACAACACATACGAAGAAGAGGCGATAAAGAATGTTGAATGTATTAAGGTGAAGGAGGAAGAGCAAAAGAATGTTCTAATGCTGAGTTTAAACTACGAGTCGGTGATATCAACTTGGGGAGGCCAAGGTCAACCGTGGATGTCAGGAGAGCCACCAGAACGAGACATAGACATCAGTGACAAGCCAGTTGTTTCCATG GAAATAAATGGAGGAGAAAGTCATCATAAGCATTACGTTGGTGGATGTTTACCATCAAGTGGGTTTGGGGATGGAGGAAGAGAAGCTAGGGTTTCGAGGTACAGAGAGAAGAGGAGGACGAGATTGTTTTCAAAGAAGATAAGGTACGAGGTACGTAAACTGAATGCAGAGAAACGACCTCGAATGAAAGGAAGATTCGTTAAGAGAGCTTCACTTGCTCTATCTGCTGCAAGTTCACCATTGGGTGTGAATTACTGA
- the LOC106399625 gene encoding CLAVATA3/ESR (CLE)-related protein 43: MGCRDVLLTFSVALLLIFLFQVWLFREGQVRELSEDNHLGRDRNTLVSKNKKDDDDVQRLFQRYFKGSSFGLNNNSSTRFEDSDRKIPSSPDPLHN, encoded by the coding sequence atggGTTGTCGAGATGTTCTGTTGACTTTCTCTGTGGCTCTCTTGCTCATCTTTCTGTTCCAGGTCTGGCTTTTCCGGGAAGGACAAGTCCGGGAACTGTCTGAAGACAACCACCTCGGAAGAGACAGAAACACTCTTGTCTCCAAGAACAAGAAGGACGACGATGATGTTCAACGGCTCTTTCAAAGGTATTTCAAGGGATCATCTTTTGGTCTAAACAACAACAGTAGCACTCGGTTTGAAGATTCTGATAGAAAGATCCCTAGTTCCCCTGATCCCCTCCACAATTAG
- the LOC125587816 gene encoding uncharacterized protein LOC125587816 yields the protein MKRERKKQKLEVKEERKMEVAVVVEQVDALAAAATVAAAAAVEEEELWGMRLTEGDVVVDELMTWSTVLPSCWNVEFVEKNYGVLFEDVVWEDDLWNLNTST from the coding sequence ATGAAGAGGGAGAGAAAGAAACAGAAACTGGAGGTCAAGGAGGAGAGGAAAATGGaggtggcggtggtggtggagcAAGTTGATGCGTTGGCTGCAGCAGCGACGGTAGCTGCGGCTGCGGCCGTTGAGGAGGAGGAATTGTGGGGAATGAGGCTCACGGAAGGAGACGTTGTGGTCGACGAGCTGATGACATGGAGCACCGTGTTGCCCTCATGTTGGAACGTGGAGTTTGTTGAGAAAAACTATGGAGTATTGTTCGAAGATGTTGTCTGGGAGGATGACCTTTGGAATCTGAACACTTCCACTTAG